The Thermosipho affectus genomic sequence CTATTGATTACAAAGAATTAAGTAAAAAACAGAGGTGAAATTTTGGTAATTACTTTAATCTCATCATTCATTTTAACGTTAATTTCCATTCCATTTATTAGAAAAATAGCCTTTAAATATGGAATAGTCGATATTCCAGACAACAATTTAAAAAATCATGAAAAAGCAACTCCATATCTCGGTGGAATGGCCTTTGTTCTTTCTTTCATCTTAACAACTCCATTTAGTCTGTTTAGAAAACTATACGTTATTTCCCTTAGCATTTTAGGTTTATACGATGATTTAAAATCATTAAACCCTTTTTTTAGAATGTCATTTGAAATTTTTGTTGGACTACTTGTCTCTTTAAGATTTTTGACAAATCCAATTGAAATCGTAGTTGCCACTATTTTTTACGCATTTTTAGTAAATTCCATCAATATGATGGATGGAATGGATGGTATATGTGCGACAACTTCCGCAATCTCCACTTTAGGATTAATTTGGACCGTTGCCTATCCAAACGATAAATACTACCTTTTTGCATTACTTGGGACATTATCTGCCTTTCTTTTTTATAATTTTCCACCTGCAAAGATATTCATGGGAGACCTTGGAAGTTATACAATAGGTGGAATTTTAGGAATCTCAATAATTTCTTCTTTTTCCAAAAGCATTACACATACAATCGCTTCATTAATAATACTTGCTCCATTTTTTGTTGACACTTTTTCAAGTATATTTAGGAGGATTTTAAACGGAAAATCTCCTTTTTCAGGCGACAGAGGACACATATACGATAAAATATTTAAAGTAACTCAAGATAAAAGAAAAACTATATTATTAATGGCATTAATAAGTATAATATTTTGCTCATTAGGAATATATTATCTATATTCAAAGATAATTTCTCTAATTTTGACAATTA encodes the following:
- a CDS encoding glycosyltransferase family 4 protein, with the translated sequence MVITLISSFILTLISIPFIRKIAFKYGIVDIPDNNLKNHEKATPYLGGMAFVLSFILTTPFSLFRKLYVISLSILGLYDDLKSLNPFFRMSFEIFVGLLVSLRFLTNPIEIVVATIFYAFLVNSINMMDGMDGICATTSAISTLGLIWTVAYPNDKYYLFALLGTLSAFLFYNFPPAKIFMGDLGSYTIGGILGISIISSFSKSITHTIASLIILAPFFVDTFSSIFRRILNGKSPFSGDRGHIYDKIFKVTQDKRKTILLMALISIIFCSLGIYYLYSKIISLILTIILTIALILRLKLLTYEG